In the Elioraea tepida genome, one interval contains:
- the rpmA gene encoding 50S ribosomal protein L27, which produces MAHKKAGGSSRNGRDSVGRRLGVKLFGGELAIAGNIIVRQRGTKMKPGRNVGLGRDHTLFALVDGRVRFERKRDNRVHVSVVPLPAAAE; this is translated from the coding sequence ATGGCACACAAGAAGGCGGGCGGCTCCTCGCGCAACGGCCGAGACAGCGTCGGCCGGCGGCTCGGCGTCAAGCTCTTCGGTGGCGAGCTCGCGATCGCGGGCAACATCATCGTCCGCCAGCGCGGCACGAAGATGAAGCCCGGCCGCAATGTCGGCCTCGGGCGCGACCATACGCTGTTCGCGCTTGTGGATGGCCGCGTGCGCTTCGAGCGCAAGCGCGACAACCGCGTGCATGTGAGCGTCGTGCCCCTGCCGGCTGCGGCGGAATAG